The DNA sequence CAACCACCTCACAGGTCTTGTTTTTAAAGCAAATTCACACATTCGCTTGAATTGGAAACTTGCCTATCGGGGAAACGTGTAACCGTTCAAATTCGAGTTATTGGAAACGAGTCAAAAACAACCATAGCCATCCATTAAGAGGAACTTTTAAATGATGTACAGAGAATCTAAGTGAAAGCATATTGGAGCGAGATTCATACCAATTGTTCGGAAAACAACCACTAGTTGTTGAATCCAACTAAAAAGAGAACTTTTACAACTAATCGTAGTCAATTAAATTTCTTATTACTGGGCAGCACAATCTACTTTTGCATAAACAAAATTGTAATAAGATGAACTCATTAAAAATTCAATCAAGTAAAAAGTATATAAAACCTTGGAAGGGCTTTATATCTGTGGAAGACACTCAACTTTATCTTCAAGATTCAGGAGGTTTAGGCCCTGTTATTATTTACTTAAATGGCTCATATGCCAACCTCAAACACTGGGACCGTGTTATTCAAGAACTTGGCTCAGACTATCGTCACATTTTGTATGATGAACGTGCCCGTGGTAAATCAAAGAAATCAAAGGATTACTCCTTTGATGCTTGCTTGCGTGACCTGACAGCAATTATCAAGGCAAGACAAATCAAAAACCCAATATTGGTGGGTTGGTCATATGGAGCCATTTTAGCTACGCATTGGGTGAACAAAAATCCTGGAGTACCCCGTGGAATAATAGCAATAGATAGTGCTGTACCTTATGGGCTTACGGGTGAAGAATCTCAAAAGCGTATTTATAAATTATTTAATCGCTTAAAATGGATTCTCCCTGTAATTGCTCCATTTGGTTTAGCTGCAAAAATGAGTGCTAAACAACATGCGGAAATCAATATCGAAATAAATGAAATTTCCGCTAAATTAGAACAAACCCTACTAGATATTAACATACCTGTATGGTATGTCTTTGCATCAGGCGAAAGTCGTGGCGGAGAAGCTCATGAATTTAAGGCCATGCGAGACAGTCTCAATCCTTTGTTGAAAAAAAATGAAAATTTGAAAGTATTTAAACAGGTAGAGAGCAATCTCGAAAAGATTCTCTCAAAAGATTACAAAACGATAGGAAATGCAATTCAAACATTAAACAAGAACATTAAATAAATTTACATCCTTTTATTATGAATAACTCAAAACATTTAGGTCTGAAAATTTTAGAGGCACGAAAAAACATTAATTTATCACAGGCAAAACTAGCGAATATAATAGCCATTAGCCCTCAAGCTATTGGGAAGTGGGAACGTGGTGAATCAATGCCTGATATTATAATGTTGGATAAATTAGCTAAAGTCTTTGATGTAGATCTTAACTATTTTTCTAATGAAAGTAATAGTAGCTCACATAAAGTCGACCTACAGCAAAATTCAAATAAGCTACTTTCAAATGATTCAGGTATTCATTCCAATAACGACTATAGTTCAAACTGGGATATGTCCAGTGGAAATTGGGTAGATGCAGATTTTTCAGATTTGAAGAACCTTAAAGATAAATTCAGTAACTCTAATATGAAACGCTGTAAATTTATCGGTTCTGAATTATCAGGTCTTCTATTAAGAGGTAACAATATTGATGGATGTGATTTTACAGATTCTGAAATAAAAAGCAGTCAAATACAAAACTCTCAACTGATAAATAATGAGTTTCAAAATTGTGTGTTACAAGGGTCTGAATTTTCACAAAACCACATCAAAAACTGTAATTTTTCAAATGCCAATTTATCTAAGATAAAGCTTATTTCAGGAACTTTTATAAATATAGAAGTGATAAAAACTGTTTGGAATCAAACCTCTTTTATTAAAATGTATTTTGAAAACATTGTTTTTGAAGGAAATATCGACAACTGTTCTTTTGATAATTGCAGATTTAAGAAAGTAACATTTCAAAATGCAGTATTAACCAATACTTTTTATAAAGGTAGAAAAATGAAAGGAGTTAAGTTTATCAACTGTAAAGCAGATAAAATGACTTACGAGTTTTTAAAAAATGCAAAGGCAGATCTGAAGGAGGTTACATTATTATCACATAAACAACTATGATAGACGAAAAAATAAACCTCTCAGAATTAAAAAATCTGAAGTTTGAATACATTAAAAATGAATATGTGGTAACTTTAGTTGATAACCAAGGCTTTGAAATATTAAAAGGGTATGGTATTTCAATTGTAGATGCAATCAATGATTTACATCAAAATTTAATATAAAATTAAAATTTAACAATTGTCTCCTATTGGTCACAAATTGTAATTTAAATAAATTAAAAACAATCTTAGGTCAAGAAAGTAACCAATACATCGAAAAGGTAAAGAACTGGAAAGAACAATCCCTGAATTTGTCAGGTATCATGCCTTAATTTCAATTGCAGTAGTTTTTCCATTTCCGTAGTTTCCTGCAATACAAACTAATTTCATAAGAACTAAATATTATTTTTTTAACTTCTTTGTAGATATTAATTATAATTCTTTTAAGCAAAGTGAGCGTTATCAATAATTATCTCTTTGCCGACGTACAACGATTAAAAGTAGGGCTGTAAATAAGCGATAAATTTTCAGTTTAGCAAGAAGTCATATTTTTAATTTTCTTGTTTTCAAAAATACAAATTAAAAATATGGCGACCTCTCATACACGCACAAGCCTTTGTTCAAACACACTACCTACCCTACTTTTTTTATACATATAAGCGAGAGGCATTTCTACTTGTAGTTGATTGTTTTTATAAATGTGTTCCAATCTTCTTTCCCGAAAGTATTATTTGGAGAAAGATTCACGCCTGTTCGAAACAGTTGATGCCGAATATCATTAGTCATTTCCGTTTGTATTTCCCAGCTAGGGTGGAATTCTTTTAAATAACTATCAGTCATTTTTTCAAAAGAAAGTATTTTAGGTCCTCCAAAATCTGGAAGTAAACCTTTTGGCGATTCTAAAGATATTCTTGCTAATAATTCAGCAACCTCTTGCGTACCAATGGATTGAAATTTTAACTCTTTTGGGATTTTCAAAATAGACTTATCGTCAGTCGTTTCATTGATAAAATTTTGTATCAAATTAACTACAAAACTGTGGAATTGTGTAGTCCTTACAATTGTATAAGGAAATCCACTATTTGACACTAAGTTTTCCACCTCAAGTTTTGCCTGATAATAAGGATAGTCGCTCTTATCAACCCCGACAATAGAAATATAAACAAAGTGTTTTATAGCACGACTACCAATTGCTTTTAATAAATTTTTTGTACCCTCAACATCTACCAGTTGAAAGTCCCTAGGGTTACTGGCACAATGTATGACAACATCAACATTATTAGTCGCTTTTTTCAGTCCAGTATTTTCGGCTAAGTTACCCATGTAATACGTAATGTTGTCTTCTTTAGTAGGCGTGAAGGTTTTAGTTGATAAAACTCCTACTTTATAATTTTGCGATATAAGGGTCTTAGCAACTTTTCTCCCAAGATGTCCAGTTCCTCCAGTAATTAAAATCCTGTTCATAATTCTTTTAAAATTTATTTTCTGTTTATTTTTTCTTGAAGATTGGATTTCACATTATTAATCCATTCGTCCTTCAAAATACTCAATACGATAAGGTCAATTCGGTTTCCTTTTGCGTCAAAACTAAAATTCCTCAAAACTCCTTCTTCGACACAACCAATGCTTTTCATAGCATTAATGCTTCTTTTATTAGCAATATTGGCTTTAAATGCTACGCGTTCGTATCCTAATTGCTCTAAAGCAAATTCGAGCAATAAATATTTTGAATTTTTGTTAATGTAAGTTCCTTGATGATCTTTTCCATACCAAGTGTAGCCTAATTCCAATGTTTTGGTGACCTGGTTTATTAAATAAAATCTGGTGCTACCTACCATTTT is a window from the Pseudalgibacter alginicilyticus genome containing:
- a CDS encoding SDR family oxidoreductase, with product MNRILITGGTGHLGRKVAKTLISQNYKVGVLSTKTFTPTKEDNITYYMGNLAENTGLKKATNNVDVVIHCASNPRDFQLVDVEGTKNLLKAIGSRAIKHFVYISIVGVDKSDYPYYQAKLEVENLVSNSGFPYTIVRTTQFHSFVVNLIQNFINETTDDKSILKIPKELKFQSIGTQEVAELLARISLESPKGLLPDFGGPKILSFEKMTDSYLKEFHPSWEIQTEMTNDIRHQLFRTGVNLSPNNTFGKEDWNTFIKTINYK
- a CDS encoding GNAT family N-acetyltransferase, whose amino-acid sequence is MIDFQKDYILENDKVLLRPLVENDFDQLLRYSLNELDIWDFNAFGANGEDNLRQYIKTAIENRKKQTDYVFVVIDKLQNKMVGSTRFYLINQVTKTLELGYTWYGKDHQGTYINKNSKYLLLEFALEQLGYERVAFKANIANKRSINAMKSIGCVEEGVLRNFSFDAKGNRIDLIVLSILKDEWINNVKSNLQEKINRK
- a CDS encoding alpha/beta fold hydrolase, which encodes MNSLKIQSSKKYIKPWKGFISVEDTQLYLQDSGGLGPVIIYLNGSYANLKHWDRVIQELGSDYRHILYDERARGKSKKSKDYSFDACLRDLTAIIKARQIKNPILVGWSYGAILATHWVNKNPGVPRGIIAIDSAVPYGLTGEESQKRIYKLFNRLKWILPVIAPFGLAAKMSAKQHAEINIEINEISAKLEQTLLDINIPVWYVFASGESRGGEAHEFKAMRDSLNPLLKKNENLKVFKQVESNLEKILSKDYKTIGNAIQTLNKNIK
- a CDS encoding helix-turn-helix domain-containing protein, with protein sequence MNNSKHLGLKILEARKNINLSQAKLANIIAISPQAIGKWERGESMPDIIMLDKLAKVFDVDLNYFSNESNSSSHKVDLQQNSNKLLSNDSGIHSNNDYSSNWDMSSGNWVDADFSDLKNLKDKFSNSNMKRCKFIGSELSGLLLRGNNIDGCDFTDSEIKSSQIQNSQLINNEFQNCVLQGSEFSQNHIKNCNFSNANLSKIKLISGTFINIEVIKTVWNQTSFIKMYFENIVFEGNIDNCSFDNCRFKKVTFQNAVLTNTFYKGRKMKGVKFINCKADKMTYEFLKNAKADLKEVTLLSHKQL